A section of the Jaculus jaculus isolate mJacJac1 chromosome 6, mJacJac1.mat.Y.cur, whole genome shotgun sequence genome encodes:
- the LOC105944290 gene encoding glutamine synthetase-like, which produces MATSVSSNLNKGIKQMYMALPQGEKVQAMYVWIDGTGEGLRCKTRTLNCEPKCVEELPEWNFDGSSTFRSEGSNSDMYLLPVAMFRDPFRKDPNKLVFCEVFKYNWKPAETNLRHTCKRIMDMVSNQHPWFGMEQEYTLMGTDGHPFGWPSNGFPGLQGPYYCGMGADKAYGRDIMEAHYRACLYAGVKITGTNAEVMPAQWEFQIGPCEGIRMGDHLWVARFILHHVCEDFGVIATFDPKPIPGNWNGTGCHTNFSTKAMREENGLKYIEEAIEKLSKRHQYHIRAYDPKGGLDNARRLTGFHETSNINDFSSGVANRSASILISRSVGQEKRGYFQDRRPSANCDPFAVTEAIIRTCLLNETGNEPFQYKN; this is translated from the coding sequence atggccacctcaGTAAGTTCCAACTTGAACAAAGGCATCAAGCAGATGTACATGGCCCTGCCTCAGGGCGAGAAAGTCCAAGCCATGTATGTCTGGATCGATGGTACCGGAGAAGGGCTGCGCTGCAAGACCCGCACCCTGAACTGTGAGCCTAAGTGTGTAGAAGAGTTGCCGGAATGGAATTTTGATGGCTCTAGCACTTTCCGGTCTGAAGGCTCCAACAGTGACATGTACCTCCTCCCAGTTGCCATGTTCCGTGACCCTTTCCGCAAGGATCCCAACAAGCTGGTGTTCTGTGAAGTTTTCAAGTATAATTGGAAGCCTGCCGAAACCAATTTAAGGCACACCTGTAAGCGGATCATGGACATGGTCAGCAACCAGCACCCCTGGTTTGGAATGGAGCAGGAATACACTCTCATGGGGACGGATGGGCACCCctttggttggccttccaatggcTTCCCTGGGCTCCAAGGCCCGTATTACTGTGGCATGGGAGCTgacaaagcctatggcagagacaTCATGGAGGCTCACTACCGGGCCTGCTTGTATGCTGGAGTCAAGATCACAGGAACAAATGCTGAGGTCATGCCTGCCCAGTGGGAATTCCAAATTGGACCCTGTGAAGGAATCCGCATGGGAGATCACCTGTGGGTGGCCCGCTTTATCTTACATCATGTATGTGAAGACTTTGGCGTGATTGCAACCTTTGACCCTAAGCCCATTCCTGGGAACTGGAACGGCACAGGCTGCCATACCAATTTCAGCACAAAGGCCATGCGGGAGGAGAATGGCCTGAAGTACATTGAGGAGGCCATTGAGAAACTCAGCAAGCGGCACCAGTACCACATCCGTGCCTACGATCCCAAGGGAGGCCTGGACAATGCCCGGCGCCTGACTGGCTTCCACGAGACCTCCAACATCAATGACTTTTCCTCCGGTGTCGCCAACCGCAGCGCCAGCATCCTCATTTCCCGGTCTGTTGGCCAGGAGAAGAGGGGTTATTTCCAAGACCGGCGCCCTTCTGCCAACTGCGACCcctttgcagtgacagaggcCATCATCCGTACGTGTCTTCTCAACGAGACTGGCAACGAGCCCTTCCAGTACAAAAACTAA